A stretch of Lathyrus oleraceus cultivar Zhongwan6 chromosome 6, CAAS_Psat_ZW6_1.0, whole genome shotgun sequence DNA encodes these proteins:
- the LOC127098142 gene encoding syntaxin-121, whose product MNNLFTNSFSRFHSEEATPDRHHVIEMTDGGSPGTGARVNLDKFFDDVEGVKDDLKELEGISQKLNKSHEQSKTVHDAKGVKELRSRMDDDVSVALKKAKMVKLKLEALERSNAANRNLPGCGPGSSSDRTRSSVVNGLKKKLRDSMETFNRLRELISSEYRETVQRRYFTVTGENPDDKTLDLLISTGESETFLQKAIQEQGRGQIIDTINEIQERHDAVKELEKNLLALHQVFLDMTVLVQFQGEQLDDIESHVARASSFVHTGAEHLETARKHQRNTRKWTFYLIILILIIVLVIVLVVVKPWQHNGGGGNSQPAPAQTTPSPPSPPAST is encoded by the exons ATGAACAATTTATTCACCAATTCATTCTCTCGCTTCCACAGCGAAGAAGCCACGCCGGATCGTCACCACGTCATCGAGATGACAGACGGCGGAAGTCCGGGAACCGGAGCTAGAGTAAACCTCGACAAATTCTTCGACGACGTCGAAGGCGTAAAAGACGATCTAAAAGAGCTCGAAGGAATTTCACAAAAACTAAACAAGAGTCACGAACAGAGCAAAACGGTTCACGATGCTAAGGGAGTGAAGGAGTTACGTTCTCGTATGGATGACGACGTTTCGGTGGCTTTGAAGAAAGCGAAGATGGTGAAGCTGAAATTGGAGGCTCTGGAACGATCTAATGCTGCGAACCGGAATTTGCCAGGGTGTGGACCCGGTTCGTCTTCGGACCGAACGAGAAGTTCTGTGGTCAACGGTTTGAAGAAGAAACTTAGGGATTCTATGGAGACTTTTAACCGGCTCCGTGAACTTATCTCGTCGGAATATAGAGAGACTGTTCAACGACGTTACTTCACCGTTACCGGCGAGAATCCCGATGATAAGACGCTTGATCTATTGATCTCCACTG GTGAGAGTGAGACCTTTCTTCAGAAAGCAATTCAAGAACAAGGCAGGGGGCAAATTATTGACACCATTAATGAGATTCAAGAGAGGCATGATGCTGTGAAAGAGTTGGAGAAGAATTTACTGGCATTGCACCAAGTGTTTCTCGACATGACAGTATTGGTACAATTTCAAGGTGAGCAGTTGGATGATATTGAGAGCCATGTGGCAAGGGCGAGCTCTTTTGTGCATACCGGAGCTGAGCATTTAGAGACGGCAAGGAAGCACCAGAGAAACACAAGGAAATGGACCTTTTATCTTATTATACTTATTCTGATCATTGTTTTGGTTATTGTTCTCGTCGTTGTGAAACCGTGGCAACATAATGGTGGCGGTGGGAATAGTCAGCCTGCTCCAGCACAGACAACTCCATCTCCTCCTTCTCCTCCGGCTTCTACTTAA